Below is a genomic region from Dehalococcoidales bacterium.
AGGAGCGACCCGGTGCCGGAGGAGTTGATAGCGAAGGTCCTCGAGGCGGGCCAATGGGCAGCCTCGGCAAGCAACGCACAGCCGTGGAGCTTTGTGGTCTTCACGGACCCCGAGGTCAAGCGCCAGGTGACGCGGGGCTTCGCCTACGGCTGGTTTCTGGACGAGGCGCCGGTGGGAATCGTGGTTGCCGTGAACCCGAATGGGTCGACCTGCCCAATCCAGGACGGCTCTCTGGCGGCAGGCAACATGATGCTGGCGGCCCACGCGCTGGGCCTGGGCACCTGCTGGATAAACCCCGGATTCCAGGACGACCGGGTAAAAGAGGCCCTGGAAATCCCCCGTGACTGGCGACTGATATGTGCCCTGTCGCTTGGTTACCCGGCGGAATCCCCCTCCAAGCTGAGGAAAAAACTGAAAGACATCGCCTTCACGGAAAAGTGGGGGAACAGCTTCAACCCGCCGGCTACGCCATAACATACTACTCCACCGGTTATCTACTGGTATTCGGCACACCAGCCGGTGTGGCTGGAGAGGGTCTAGTGTAGTGTCTCGTATATATCTTTACGTATGATGGATGTTGATGTCATTCCAGCGCAGGCTGGAATCCAGGGGGCAAACACGTATCCCGGATCAAGTCTAACAGGGTGATGAAAAAGGGGGAGTCCAGAGGGGCTTCGCCCCTTCTGAGGGACGCCCCCTTATGGCAGGGGTGTCTGGGCGTCATTCTTACAGAATGACGTTAGCAGAATCCGAAACCAGATTCTGCCGGTGTCCCCCAGATATAATCTTTCCCCCCTTCCTGGACAGGAAGGGGAAGGCGGCCCGTCTGGGCCGCACGGGGATTGGTCGAAAGGGTTTTTCATAGGCTTGCTAGAATGACAGGGACTGTAAAGGCATTTGTAAGACACTACACTAGCGGTCACGTCCCTCATTCAACAGTAGCTGTGTCCAGCAGATTGAGACGGAGCGTGGTCTGGCCTCCCCAGTGGTCCATCTCCATGTTATGCACGATGTCCAGAAACGCAGACACTTTCGGCAGCTCTTTGCCCATCCCGAAACCGACCGCGTCCCAGACAATGCCGTCCTGCCTCAGCTTGAGCCGGATGTGGTCACCATTGTTGCCCATGGTACGAGAGTCAACCACCTCAACCCTGCGAGTGAGGAACGTGGGCAGCGGATTACCCTGACCGAAAGGCGCCAGTTGCCGGATTGACTCGTAGGCATCACCGGTGAGTTCCGACAGGGCGACCTCGGCATCGATATCCAGCCTGGGACGCAGATCGACCCCGGCCAATTGCCCGGCCGCCATTTCCAGAAGCCGCTCCCGTAGCTGGGGCAGGCTGCGTGTCGGTATGATGAAGCCGGCGGCCCGAGCATGTCCTCCGAACTGAGAGAAGAGGTCTCCACACCTGTTCAGCGCTTCGATAATGTTGAATTCAGAAATGCTGCGACAGCTACCACTGCTGGTCCTCTTGCCGACACTGACGACCACCGCCGGCCGGTAGAACTCCTCCGAGAGCCTGCCGGCAACCAGCCCGGAGATTCCGGCGGGATAACGCTCATCACTAACCATCAGCAGCGGCAGGACTCCCTGGGTGTACACCTGCTCCCTGGCTTCGGCCACCGCCTTTCTGGTCAGTTGCTGCCGCTCCACGTTCTTCTTCTCCAGCCACGCCGTCAGTTGCTGTGCTCTCTCAGGTGAGTCCGTCATCAGCAGCTCGTAGCTGGGCAGGGCATGTTCCATCCGGCTGGCAGTGTTCAGTCTGGGAGCGATGACCCATGAGATGTTCTCCGAGGCAAGATTACCTTCCACCAGGCCGGACTGTGCTATCATCTCCCTGATGCCGAGACGTGGAGCGGTGTTTAGCTGTTTCAGACCTTCTTTTACCAGGTACCGGTTCTCGCTGAGCAGCGGCACCATGTCCGCCACCGTTCCCAGGGCCACCAGGTCCAGCACGCCGTCAAGGAGTTGTTCCCGGCCCAGACTGAGAAGCAAAGCCTGGAGAAGCTTGTAGGCGACACCAACCCCGGCCAGTTCTGAAAACGGGTACTCCGAGCCCGGCAGTTTGGGGTCGACCACCGCCACCGCTGGCGGGATTTCGTCCGGAGGGGCGTGGTGGTCGGTTATGACAACATCCAACCCCATCCGGCGCGCCTTCCTGACCGGTACCAGACCGGTAATCCCGCAGTCCACGGAAATCACCAGGCTTATGCCTTCCCGATGCAACTTTTCGAGGACACCCGCCTTCAGTCCGTGTCCTTCACCGACCCGACTCGGTATGTACGGAATAACCTTACCGTCCAGGAGACTCAGACCCTGGACAAGGAGGGCGGTGGCCGTGATGCCGTCGGCATCGAAGTCGCCATAGATAGCAATGTTCTCCCCGGAAAGCAGGGCCCGGTAGACCCTGGCCACAGCCTGGTGCATGTCAGGCAGCAGGAAGGGGTCACTCACCAGCCTCTCATCTGCGGCAATGAATGTTTCCAGCCGGGATGCCTCGGCAATACCGCGGTTGTAGGCGAGCTGCGCAATCAGCGGGGAAAAGCCGGAGGACATGACAGGGAGTTTGTCCGGGATTGACGGCAAAAGATTCCAGCGCTTATGGTTCAATCCTACGCCCCACGGAATTCCTGAAAAACAAGCACCGAATTGTGTCCCCCGAAGCCAAAGGAATTGGACATGGCACTGGAAATCCTGGCCTCACGCGCCTTGTTGGGTACGTAATCAAGGTCACACTCGGGGTCGGGATTATTATAGTTAACCGTCGGCGGTATTACGCCGGTATTGATTACCTTGATACAGACTGCCCCCTCAATAGCACCGGCCGCTCCCAGCAAGTGCCCCGTCATCGACTTGGTGGAGCTTATCGGGACATGGTAGGCGTAGTCACCAAAGACCGTCTTTATCGCCATTGTCTCCACCTTGTCGTTCAGAGGCGTTGAGGTACCATGAGCGTTGATATAGCCTATTTCAGATGGTGCCAGACCCGCCTTTCTCAGTGCCATCTGCATTGCCCGGGCGGCTCCTTCACCGTCCTCTGACGGCTGAGTAATGTGAACGGCATCACTGCTGGCACCGTAACCGGTAATCTCGGCGATGATTCGTGCCCCTCGTTCCCGGGCAAAGGCAAGGTCTTCCAGGACCAGGATTGCAGCCCCCTCGCCAATCACGAATCCGTCCCGCTCGGCATCAAATGGGCGCGATGCCTGCTGCGGGGCTTCATTGCGGGTGGAAAGGGCACGGTTGGCGCTGAATCCGGCGACACCTATCGGGGTGATGATTGCCTCGGAACCACCGGCGAACATAGCCTCGGCATCGCCCCGCTTGATAATCTCGTAGGCGGTGCCGATGGCATCGGAGCCGCTGGAGCAGGCCGAGGTAGGACAGAAGTTCGGGCCCCTGGCCCCCAGTGCTATTGACACCTGGGCGGAAGCCATATCGGCAATCATCATCGGCACCAGAAACGGGCTTACCCTGTCCGGGCCCTTCTCGATCAGTATTCTCACCTGCTCCGACATTGTCAACAGTCCGCCAATACCGCTGCCTATGAGGACGCCGATGTTCCCCTTGTTGGTATCATTGATTTCCAGACCGGCATCCCGGATTGCCTCCACGCTGGCGGCTACCGCGAGTTGACTGAAGCGGTCCATGCGGCGTGCTTCCTTGCGGCCCATATATTCCAGCGGGTCAAACCCTTTGACCTCACCGGCAAATCTGGTCTCCAACGACGAGGCATCAAACTGGGTTATGTGGTCAATGCCGGACTTACCCTCAACAAGACCTTCCCAGGTGGTGGTAATGTCCAGTCCCAGTGGAGTCAGAACACCCATTCCGGTAACGACAACCCTGTTGCCAGTATAATTCACCAAACCGGACCTCCCGTCCCTTCGTACCTTTACGATGTGATGCCACCCCGATGTTTGATATCAGTGGCTCACGCCCAGTATAATGGATTGTCTGGCTGACCGTCAATTTTGCCGTGTTGCTGTGCTCGGCTATCAGTCAATCCCTGTCAGCAACCCCGAAATAGTAGGACCGCTTCATGAGAATCGCCCTGGACACCCTGGGCTGCAAACTGAACCAGGCGGAGACGGAGCTCCTGTCCCGGGAGCTTACCTGTGCCGGACACGAAATCGTTTCACGCACAGGACCGTTCGACGTCTATATACTCAATACCTGTACCGTGACCCATGTTGCGGACAGTAAGTCGCGGCACCTGTTGAGACAGGCCCGGCGGCGCAACCCTGATGCCCTGATAGTAGCCGCGGGCTGTTATGCCCGGCGGGCGCCCACAGAGCTGGCCCGTCTCAATGGGGTGGACCTGATTGTCGACAATGACCGGAAGATGGACTTACCGGGACTGCTGGCAGACCTCGGCTATACTGCAAGCCCTGCGGTCCCAGAGGAAACACCACTACGGCAATCCCCGGCACTGAGGACACGCAGCTTTGTCAAAATCCAGGACGGCTGCACCAGCTTCTGCACCTACTGTATCGTGCCCCTGGTCCGCGGCGGTGAGACCAGCCTGCCCGCTGACGAGGTAGTGGCCGAGGTTGTGTGCCGCACCGCCGAGGGTTACAAGGAAGTGGTCCTCACCGGAACGAAGGTCGGCACATACAGCCATGACGGTATCAACCTGCGTGGTCTGCTGCAGCGAATCCTGTCCGAGACCGGCGTACCGCGAATAAGGCTCTCTTCTCTCCAGCCCGGGGAGATTGCACCAGACCTTATCCGGCTCTGGAACGATGACCGGCTGTGCCCCCATTTTCACCTGTCCCTCCAGAGCGGCAGCGACCCGGTGCTGCACCGGATGAAGCGGCACTATCTCACCGGGGACTTCCGGCGGACGGTATCCCTGATTCAAGAGCGCCTGCCTGATGCCGCCGTTACCACCGATGTCATTGTGGGTTTTCCCGGCGAGACCGATGAGGAGTTCGAGGAGAGCTACCGCTTCTGCCGGGAGATGGGATTCGCCCGCACGCACGTTTTCCCATATTCGGCCCGGTCAGGTACGGAGGCCGCAGACCTGCCGGGTCACGTGCCTGAAACGGTCAAGCGACAGCGAACACAGAGAATGCTGGCCCTGGCCGAGGAGAGCGCCGGACACTTCCGGCAACGCTTCTCCGGCAGGGCGATGACGGTCCTCTGGGAGCAACGCACTGCGGATGGTCGCTGGTCCGGAGTCACACAGAACTACATCCGCACTTACGTGGAGAGCGAAGATGACCTGGCCAACAGGCTATCGCTACTGACACTGCCTTAGCAGGATGCTGAAAAAGGGGAGTCCAGAGGGGGTGCCCATTCTGATGGGCCTGCCCCTTTGGCAGGGGTCTGGGGGTGTCCCCCAGATATAATATTTTCCCCCTTCCTGGCTAGGAAGGGGGTCAGGGGGATGGTCGAAAGGGTTTTTCATCACCCTGTTAGTCCATTAATATTAGCGGGAGGTTACATGAGCAACTCTACACACTTTCTGGACCTGTTCTTCTATCCCAGGAATGTCGCCGTGGTGGGCGCGAGCCGCAGCCAACGGTCGAACAACTACTACCTTGCAGAGAACATGGTCAGGCTGGGTTTTCCCGGTAAGGTCTTCCCGGTCAACCCCAACGCTACTGAAATCCTCGGGCTGAAGGCTTACCCGAATATCGGGAGCATCGAAGATGAGGTCGACCTTGCCGTTATCTCGGTCCCGGCCAGGATGACGCTGGGTATCGTGCGGGAATGCGTTGCGAAGAAGGTTAAGGGCATAACGATTGTCGCCGGCGGGTTCTCTGAAATCGGCACCGATGGCCGGAAAACACAGGATGAAATCCTTAGCCTGCTTAGAGCAAACGGCATCCGGGCCATCGGCCCCAACGCGCTCAGTCCGGTCAACTCGGCCAACAGCCTGATAGTC
It encodes:
- a CDS encoding nitroreductase family protein produces the protein MKVLEAIRTRRSIRSYRSDPVPEELIAKVLEAGQWAASASNAQPWSFVVFTDPEVKRQVTRGFAYGWFLDEAPVGIVVAVNPNGSTCPIQDGSLAAGNMMLAAHALGLGTCWINPGFQDDRVKEALEIPRDWRLICALSLGYPAESPSKLRKKLKDIAFTEKWGNSFNPPATP
- the mtaB gene encoding tRNA (N(6)-L-threonylcarbamoyladenosine(37)-C(2))-methylthiotransferase MtaB, with translation MRIALDTLGCKLNQAETELLSRELTCAGHEIVSRTGPFDVYILNTCTVTHVADSKSRHLLRQARRRNPDALIVAAGCYARRAPTELARLNGVDLIVDNDRKMDLPGLLADLGYTASPAVPEETPLRQSPALRTRSFVKIQDGCTSFCTYCIVPLVRGGETSLPADEVVAEVVCRTAEGYKEVVLTGTKVGTYSHDGINLRGLLQRILSETGVPRIRLSSLQPGEIAPDLIRLWNDDRLCPHFHLSLQSGSDPVLHRMKRHYLTGDFRRTVSLIQERLPDAAVTTDVIVGFPGETDEEFEESYRFCREMGFARTHVFPYSARSGTEAADLPGHVPETVKRQRTQRMLALAEESAGHFRQRFSGRAMTVLWEQRTADGRWSGVTQNYIRTYVESEDDLANRLSLLTLP
- the fabF gene encoding beta-ketoacyl-ACP synthase II, producing MNYTGNRVVVTGMGVLTPLGLDITTTWEGLVEGKSGIDHITQFDASSLETRFAGEVKGFDPLEYMGRKEARRMDRFSQLAVAASVEAIRDAGLEINDTNKGNIGVLIGSGIGGLLTMSEQVRILIEKGPDRVSPFLVPMMIADMASAQVSIALGARGPNFCPTSACSSGSDAIGTAYEIIKRGDAEAMFAGGSEAIITPIGVAGFSANRALSTRNEAPQQASRPFDAERDGFVIGEGAAILVLEDLAFARERGARIIAEITGYGASSDAVHITQPSEDGEGAARAMQMALRKAGLAPSEIGYINAHGTSTPLNDKVETMAIKTVFGDYAYHVPISSTKSMTGHLLGAAGAIEGAVCIKVINTGVIPPTVNYNNPDPECDLDYVPNKAREARISSAMSNSFGFGGHNSVLVFQEFRGA
- the recJ gene encoding single-stranded-DNA-specific exonuclease RecJ codes for the protein MSSGFSPLIAQLAYNRGIAEASRLETFIAADERLVSDPFLLPDMHQAVARVYRALLSGENIAIYGDFDADGITATALLVQGLSLLDGKVIPYIPSRVGEGHGLKAGVLEKLHREGISLVISVDCGITGLVPVRKARRMGLDVVITDHHAPPDEIPPAVAVVDPKLPGSEYPFSELAGVGVAYKLLQALLLSLGREQLLDGVLDLVALGTVADMVPLLSENRYLVKEGLKQLNTAPRLGIREMIAQSGLVEGNLASENISWVIAPRLNTASRMEHALPSYELLMTDSPERAQQLTAWLEKKNVERQQLTRKAVAEAREQVYTQGVLPLLMVSDERYPAGISGLVAGRLSEEFYRPAVVVSVGKRTSSGSCRSISEFNIIEALNRCGDLFSQFGGHARAAGFIIPTRSLPQLRERLLEMAAGQLAGVDLRPRLDIDAEVALSELTGDAYESIRQLAPFGQGNPLPTFLTRRVEVVDSRTMGNNGDHIRLKLRQDGIVWDAVGFGMGKELPKVSAFLDIVHNMEMDHWGGQTTLRLNLLDTATVE